In Bacteroidota bacterium, one genomic interval encodes:
- a CDS encoding alanine dehydrogenase, whose translation MRIGIPKETKFEEKRVALAPAGVDALVRNGHTVYIQSGAGDGSHFSDEQYKQVGARIVYSCEEVFARSEMVVKVSRISEEELGYLQDDQIIVSFLNLAVVSKKIISTFIEKKIVSIGLELIEDDLGLPVLHSMSEIAGQLAIQAAENLLESTNEISRGVLLGGIPGVAPAAVVILGAGVVGTVAAQAAIGRGAQVIVLDKDIHRLRRLEKMFNKQITTVVANPYTISRGVKFADVLVGAVMIKGEKTPNLVTEEMVKTMKKGSVIIDVSIDQGGCIETSRPTSLSSPTYVMHNVIHYCVPNMTALVARTASFGLTNAALPYIQSIADKGVNSALMGDHGLTKGVCTMSGFCSNEAIAETFNVEFRRIHIFSNN comes from the coding sequence ATGAGAATAGGAATACCAAAAGAAACAAAATTCGAAGAGAAAAGAGTCGCTCTTGCACCGGCAGGAGTTGATGCGCTGGTCAGGAACGGACATACAGTCTATATACAGTCCGGTGCGGGTGATGGAAGTCATTTTTCAGATGAGCAGTACAAGCAGGTCGGAGCAAGAATTGTTTACAGTTGCGAAGAGGTATTTGCCCGGTCTGAGATGGTTGTAAAAGTCAGCAGAATATCGGAAGAGGAACTTGGATATTTACAGGACGATCAAATTATTGTATCCTTTTTAAATCTCGCAGTCGTAAGTAAAAAAATAATTTCCACATTTATCGAGAAAAAAATTGTCTCAATCGGTCTGGAACTTATCGAGGATGATTTAGGCTTGCCTGTGCTTCATTCAATGAGTGAAATAGCCGGTCAACTGGCAATTCAAGCGGCTGAAAACCTGCTTGAATCCACAAACGAGATTTCCCGAGGTGTTTTGCTTGGTGGAATACCCGGAGTTGCACCCGCTGCAGTAGTAATTCTTGGAGCAGGAGTTGTGGGAACCGTTGCCGCACAGGCTGCGATTGGAAGAGGTGCACAGGTTATAGTTCTTGACAAGGATATCCACCGTCTCAGAAGACTCGAAAAAATGTTCAACAAGCAGATAACCACTGTGGTTGCAAATCCCTATACGATATCAAGGGGAGTAAAATTTGCAGATGTACTGGTTGGTGCTGTTATGATCAAGGGAGAGAAAACTCCAAATCTTGTAACCGAAGAGATGGTGAAAACAATGAAAAAGGGGAGTGTAATAATAGATGTTTCAATAGATCAGGGAGGATGTATTGAAACAAGCAGACCTACAAGTCTGTCAAGTCCCACATATGTAATGCACAATGTTATTCATTACTGCGTTCCCAACATGACCGCACTTGTTGCCAGAACTGCGAGTTTTGGACTCACCAACGCAGCACTTCCTTATATTCAGTCGATAGCGGACAAGGGAGTAAACAGTGCATTAATGGGCGATCACGGACTGACAAAAGGTGTCTGTACAATGAGTGGTTTCTGCTCCAACGAAGCAATCGCAGAAACTTTTAATGTCGAATTCAGAAGAATTCATATATTTTCAAATAATTAG
- a CDS encoding aminotransferase class I/II-fold pyridoxal phosphate-dependent enzyme yields the protein METNNKSNEMLDESLYSAETHLIYGKNVSSKWDYSHHVVSPLSSSVIFRLDSVERGAEGFLEFGDTNVLNSELQPIYIYDRLGEPNKDLLEENLSYIEKGEMAVTYTTGMGAISAVLGVLLRAGDEIIAHRTLYGCTFSLFKNWYPRLNIRYVSTDLTQTEDLANLITPDTKVIYFETPGNPNLDLIDIGEIRKIVDEENKKRAEQDWIYIVVDNTFATPFCQRPIELGADFSVHSLTKGIGGFGTDMGGVVIGPKKFQSLLLLYRKDFGAVLGTKAAWTVLTYGLPTLHLRISRQTENAGKIAGFLVNHPKVEFVNYPGLPSYRFYELAQKQMTDFKGNFAPGSLMFFGVKGDTLEEQKEKARIVMNYAAKYAYTLTLAVSLGHTRTLIEHPATMTHSVIPASELPGHGIHPGGIRLAVGIENPDDIIKDLARSLEQI from the coding sequence ATGGAGACGAATAACAAGAGCAATGAAATGCTCGACGAGTCTCTCTATTCGGCTGAAACACATCTTATATACGGTAAGAATGTCAGCTCTAAATGGGACTATTCCCATCATGTGGTTTCACCACTTTCATCTTCAGTTATCTTCAGGCTCGATTCAGTTGAGAGAGGAGCCGAAGGTTTTCTGGAATTTGGTGATACAAATGTATTAAACTCTGAACTTCAACCAATCTATATTTACGACAGACTTGGTGAACCTAACAAGGATTTACTCGAAGAGAATCTGTCGTATATTGAAAAAGGTGAAATGGCAGTCACCTATACAACAGGTATGGGAGCAATTTCCGCCGTTCTGGGTGTCCTGCTTCGTGCGGGTGATGAGATTATTGCGCACAGAACTTTGTATGGCTGCACTTTTTCCCTCTTCAAAAACTGGTACCCCAGACTGAATATCCGGTATGTTTCAACCGATCTTACTCAGACGGAAGACCTCGCCAATCTTATAACCCCGGATACTAAAGTAATCTACTTCGAAACACCGGGAAATCCGAATCTTGATCTGATCGACATTGGTGAAATAAGAAAAATCGTGGATGAAGAGAACAAAAAACGGGCGGAACAGGACTGGATATATATCGTAGTCGACAACACTTTTGCCACTCCATTTTGTCAGAGGCCCATTGAACTGGGAGCAGATTTTTCAGTTCACTCCCTTACGAAGGGAATTGGAGGATTCGGGACTGACATGGGGGGGGTTGTAATTGGGCCGAAAAAGTTTCAGAGTCTGCTTTTACTATACAGAAAAGACTTTGGAGCTGTTCTGGGTACGAAAGCCGCCTGGACCGTTCTGACCTACGGATTACCTACATTGCACCTCCGAATCAGCAGACAGACAGAAAATGCCGGAAAAATTGCCGGGTTTCTTGTAAATCACCCAAAAGTGGAGTTCGTTAATTATCCCGGATTACCTTCCTACAGATTTTACGAACTCGCACAAAAACAGATGACTGACTTTAAAGGTAATTTTGCACCGGGAAGTCTGATGTTTTTTGGAGTAAAAGGTGATACACTCGAGGAGCAGAAGGAAAAAGCAAGAATTGTTATGAATTATGCAGCAAAGTATGCATACACACTCACTCTGGCAGTCAGTCTCGGGCACACCAGAACACTTATTGAACATCCTGCAACCATGACACACTCGGTTATACCGGCTTCGGAGTTACCGGGTCACGGTATACACCCCGGAGGGATAAGGCTGGCAGTCGGAATAGAAAATCCTGACGATATCATTAAAGATCTTGCGAGATCACTGGAACAAATTTAA
- a CDS encoding YfiM family protein — protein MAPFKIFLILSVTISGFANIVYSQQSTTGRNVDQLSRYISSPGFAEIRQQYGELASVDSIFKESLIISNSDISDALIACTWACLTVKEATVVTPLLKMRLSIPFFSSSTEIFKEKNRNLPRFLFYDSPKTEYGDIDKLSHFFGSAFLEYNSFIPGITELFGYFIEVFEESFKIDSKFSGKDISVNLLGIKFGNELRKKSGELPSNYLKLYKPNK, from the coding sequence ATGGCTCCTTTTAAAATATTTCTGATATTGTCAGTAACAATTTCCGGATTCGCAAACATCGTCTATTCTCAGCAAAGTACGACCGGCAGAAATGTGGATCAACTTTCCCGTTATATCTCCTCTCCCGGGTTTGCTGAGATCAGGCAGCAGTATGGAGAACTTGCATCAGTTGACTCCATTTTTAAGGAAAGTCTTATAATTTCAAACTCTGATATATCTGATGCACTGATTGCCTGCACATGGGCTTGTCTCACAGTAAAAGAAGCCACAGTTGTTACACCTCTGTTAAAAATGAGATTGAGCATCCCCTTTTTCTCATCTTCCACTGAAATTTTCAAAGAAAAAAACCGGAATCTTCCCAGATTTCTTTTTTATGATTCACCAAAGACAGAATATGGCGATATCGACAAGTTGTCTCATTTTTTTGGATCTGCATTTCTTGAGTACAACAGTTTTATCCCGGGGATTACAGAGCTTTTTGGCTATTTTATCGAAGTATTCGAAGAATCTTTCAAAATTGACTCAAAATTTTCAGGCAAAGATATTTCTGTTAACTTGCTGGGAATTAAATTTGGAAATGAATTAAGAAAAAAAAGCGGGGAACTCCCGTCAAATTACCTGAAATTGTATAAACCGAATAAATAG
- a CDS encoding sigma-54 dependent transcriptional regulator, translating into MPRILIVDDEPGIRESIAMILDYEGYETGSAENGERALTLIKEDKFDAVLLDINMPGMDGFQTLKHIREIDKNLNVVIISAYGNIDNAIKATRNGAFDFLEKPVDREKLLITVRNASETAILKKEFETIKKEIEAPSPILGISSQITSILEIIKKVAPTDARILILGENGTGKELVARAIHSASPRSSMPFVEVNCAAIPNELIESELFGHEKGSFTGAMNQRTGKFELADKGTLFLDEIGDMSLQAQAKVLRAIEDGKIERVGGSKKIPVDVRLVSATNRDLNEMIAKGEFREDLYHRLNVIPVRVPPLRERVDDIPVLVRHFAKEIATKHKKTVPQFADDAITLLKKLKWTGNVRELRNIIERIIILANSPVIKLADIDFLLPVEKVSIDDLISESSSFQDFKDKAEKAYILRQLEINSWNISKTAEDLDIQRSHLYNKLKKYGIEKGE; encoded by the coding sequence ATGCCAAGAATACTTATTGTAGATGATGAGCCCGGAATAAGAGAAAGTATCGCAATGATCCTCGACTATGAGGGTTATGAAACCGGATCTGCAGAAAATGGAGAACGGGCACTCACATTAATAAAAGAAGACAAGTTTGATGCTGTCCTGCTCGATATCAATATGCCCGGAATGGATGGATTCCAGACTCTTAAGCATATCAGGGAAATTGACAAGAATCTGAATGTTGTAATTATTTCTGCCTATGGCAACATAGACAATGCGATAAAAGCAACCAGAAACGGAGCTTTCGATTTTCTTGAAAAGCCCGTCGACAGGGAAAAGTTGCTCATAACCGTGAGGAATGCATCTGAAACTGCAATTCTGAAAAAAGAATTTGAGACAATCAAGAAAGAGATTGAAGCTCCTTCTCCTATTCTCGGCATTTCATCACAGATAACCTCGATTCTTGAAATAATTAAAAAAGTAGCCCCGACGGATGCCAGGATTCTGATTCTTGGCGAAAACGGTACCGGCAAAGAGCTTGTAGCAAGAGCAATTCACTCCGCGTCTCCCCGCTCTTCGATGCCTTTTGTGGAGGTAAATTGCGCTGCGATACCAAATGAGTTGATCGAATCTGAACTGTTTGGTCACGAAAAGGGGTCTTTTACCGGTGCCATGAACCAAAGGACGGGGAAATTTGAACTTGCCGACAAGGGTACCCTCTTCCTCGATGAAATTGGTGACATGAGCCTGCAGGCACAGGCAAAAGTTTTAAGGGCAATTGAAGATGGAAAAATTGAACGGGTGGGTGGATCAAAGAAAATACCTGTCGATGTGCGACTTGTTTCGGCAACAAACAGGGATTTGAACGAGATGATCGCCAAAGGTGAATTCAGAGAAGATCTTTATCACCGATTAAATGTGATCCCGGTCAGGGTGCCTCCTCTACGCGAAAGGGTCGATGATATCCCCGTTCTTGTCCGGCACTTTGCAAAAGAAATTGCGACAAAGCATAAAAAAACTGTGCCTCAATTCGCCGATGACGCAATAACCCTCCTCAAAAAACTGAAGTGGACCGGAAATGTGAGAGAGCTTAGAAACATTATCGAGCGGATAATCATTCTGGCTAATTCACCGGTGATAAAACTCGCAGATATCGACTTTCTTCTGCCGGTCGAAAAAGTCTCGATTGATGATCTCATATCTGAGAGCAGTTCTTTTCAGGATTTCAAGGACAAGGCGGAAAAAGCTTATATACTAAGACAACTTGAGATAAACAGTTGGAATATAAGCAAGACAGCCGAAGACCTGGATATCCAAAGGAGTCATTTGTACAACAAACTTAAAAAATACGGTATCGAAAAAGGAGAATAG
- a CDS encoding histidine triad nucleotide-binding protein translates to MAETIFSKIVRKEIPANIVFENDEVLAFRDINPKAPVHILIIPKLEIDKIQNFDLSRDSGLLASLIDAAQKIAVSEGVDKSGYRLVINNGDDSGQEVHHLHIHLLGGRKMTWPPG, encoded by the coding sequence ATGGCAGAAACCATCTTTTCTAAAATCGTTCGGAAAGAAATCCCGGCGAACATCGTTTTTGAAAATGATGAAGTGCTCGCTTTCAGGGATATCAATCCGAAAGCTCCGGTTCATATTCTTATAATTCCAAAACTGGAAATTGATAAAATTCAAAATTTCGATTTATCCCGGGATTCAGGATTACTAGCTTCTCTAATCGATGCTGCACAAAAAATTGCGGTATCCGAAGGAGTGGACAAATCAGGTTACAGGCTGGTAATCAACAACGGGGATGACAGTGGACAGGAGGTTCATCATTTACACATCCACCTGCTCGGCGGCAGAAAAATGACATGGCCTCCGGGTTGA
- a CDS encoding M1 family metallopeptidase yields MRRFIPLAILILSFSINTFSQEVTGKPFDTCIDVISYHLELNLVDAFKKRNNRAFEGEEIISLAVKHFPKDGNIWLNASKNSIEIKSVSGHLQISERDGDKVHFLLDKSVKKGDTIVFSMKYAHTGVIDEGLYVSPGSVFTNNAPIEARDWFICKDHPSDKAFFSAKISVPSNITVGAVGLLESVSDSAGIKKWYWKSRFPMSTYLMVFSASSDYKTEKFNVSSKLTGNEIPVELYWRKGEDKESVDYIRKAMPYMLDFFEERFGKYPFEKIGFATLTSDFPYGGMENQSFITLCAGCWDELLIVHEFSHQWFGDLVSPKSWKDLWLNEGFAEYMEAHWVEIWTPKEKNYYKSIIEDYANYYFIINPKEAISEKSWDYNTPPGGELYNPALVYKKAACVIHMLRQELGDSTFFHLLKRFMSEPSFMYANASTEDFVKLTNEVSGRDYSWFFHQWLDFPGHPVYANRTRLFTENGSDWLEITLIQKDWERVYYKSNFELLVEYEDGRKETFKGFNKENGETFRFKTGKGAKSVIFDPDNKIILKKEE; encoded by the coding sequence ATGAGGCGATTCATTCCTTTAGCCATTCTGATTTTATCTTTTTCGATTAACACTTTTTCGCAAGAGGTTACCGGTAAACCTTTCGACACTTGTATCGATGTAATTTCGTATCATCTTGAACTCAACCTCGTAGATGCATTCAAAAAGAGAAACAATCGAGCTTTTGAGGGAGAGGAGATTATCTCTCTTGCGGTCAAACACTTTCCTAAAGATGGAAATATCTGGCTAAATGCTTCGAAGAATTCAATTGAAATTAAAAGTGTGTCAGGTCATTTACAAATTTCAGAACGGGATGGTGACAAAGTCCATTTTCTACTTGATAAAAGTGTAAAAAAGGGGGACACGATAGTCTTCTCGATGAAATATGCACATACCGGAGTGATTGATGAAGGATTGTATGTTTCTCCCGGATCCGTCTTTACCAATAATGCACCGATAGAAGCGAGGGACTGGTTCATTTGTAAAGATCATCCGAGTGACAAGGCATTTTTCTCCGCTAAAATTTCGGTGCCATCCAACATCACTGTTGGTGCCGTAGGACTGCTCGAAAGTGTCAGCGATTCAGCAGGAATAAAAAAATGGTACTGGAAGAGCCGGTTCCCGATGTCCACCTATTTAATGGTCTTTTCCGCTTCTTCAGATTACAAAACTGAAAAGTTTAATGTAAGTTCTAAATTGACCGGCAATGAAATTCCGGTAGAACTATACTGGCGGAAGGGGGAGGACAAAGAGAGTGTGGACTATATCAGAAAAGCAATGCCATATATGCTCGATTTCTTCGAGGAGAGATTTGGTAAGTATCCTTTCGAGAAGATAGGTTTTGCAACTCTTACTTCAGATTTTCCTTATGGTGGCATGGAAAACCAGTCTTTCATAACGCTTTGTGCCGGTTGCTGGGACGAACTGCTCATTGTACACGAATTTTCGCATCAGTGGTTTGGTGATCTTGTCTCTCCAAAGAGCTGGAAAGACCTGTGGTTAAATGAGGGCTTTGCTGAATATATGGAAGCCCACTGGGTCGAGATTTGGACACCAAAAGAGAAGAATTACTACAAATCGATCATTGAAGACTATGCGAATTACTATTTTATCATAAACCCCAAGGAAGCCATCTCGGAAAAATCGTGGGACTATAATACTCCCCCAGGGGGTGAACTTTACAATCCTGCACTCGTTTATAAAAAAGCCGCATGTGTGATACACATGTTGAGACAGGAGCTTGGCGATTCAACATTTTTCCATCTGTTGAAAAGATTTATGTCTGAGCCCTCCTTTATGTATGCAAATGCATCAACAGAAGATTTCGTAAAGCTGACTAATGAGGTGAGTGGCAGAGACTATTCCTGGTTCTTCCATCAGTGGCTCGATTTCCCGGGTCACCCTGTTTACGCTAACAGGACGCGTTTATTCACCGAGAATGGATCTGACTGGCTGGAGATTACTCTTATTCAAAAGGATTGGGAAAGAGTATATTACAAATCAAATTTCGAACTTCTGGTTGAATATGAAGACGGAAGGAAAGAAACTTTCAAAGGATTCAACAAAGAGAATGGAGAGACTTTCAGATTTAAAACCGGAAAAGGGGCGAAATCCGTAATTTTTGATCCGGATAACAAAATTATATTAAAGAAGGAGGAATAA
- the purM gene encoding phosphoribosylformylglycinamidine cyclo-ligase yields the protein MSETYEKAGVSIEAGEETVRRIKKMAKSTFNKSVLSDIGLFGSFYELDLEKYKKPVLVSSVDGVGTKLKVAFAMGKHDTVGHDLVNHCVNDIAVCGAEPLYFLDYMAFGKLNPAVAEDIVKGFTQGCLENGCALIGGETAEMPGLYNEGEYDMSGTIVGVVEKEKVINGSKIKNGNLLIGFKSSGLHTNGYSLARKVLFSKFLPTDYSEDLGKSYGEELLSIHKSYLKLIRAFTEHDLVSGLSHITGGGIEGNTNRILREGLALSIDWSAWEFPAIFNIIQKTGNISDEEMRHVFNLGVGLVAVVPESNVDAVTKISLKEGETPVVMGKVVTA from the coding sequence TTGAGCGAGACATATGAAAAAGCCGGAGTGAGTATAGAAGCCGGTGAAGAAACAGTAAGAAGAATCAAGAAAATGGCAAAATCCACCTTTAATAAAAGTGTCCTGAGTGATATCGGGCTTTTTGGCTCATTTTATGAACTTGATCTTGAAAAATATAAAAAACCGGTTCTGGTTTCAAGCGTGGACGGTGTAGGAACAAAGTTAAAAGTGGCATTTGCGATGGGAAAACATGATACGGTTGGTCACGATCTTGTGAATCATTGTGTTAATGATATTGCTGTATGCGGAGCGGAACCTCTTTATTTTCTGGATTACATGGCGTTCGGAAAACTGAATCCCGCCGTTGCAGAGGATATTGTCAAAGGGTTTACACAAGGCTGTCTCGAGAACGGTTGTGCACTTATTGGTGGGGAGACCGCTGAGATGCCCGGTTTGTACAACGAGGGGGAATATGACATGTCGGGAACCATCGTTGGTGTGGTCGAGAAGGAAAAGGTAATAAACGGATCAAAAATTAAGAATGGTAATCTGCTGATAGGATTCAAGTCCTCAGGTTTGCATACGAACGGTTACTCTCTTGCGAGGAAAGTATTATTCTCAAAGTTTTTACCGACTGACTATTCGGAGGATCTTGGTAAATCCTATGGTGAGGAGTTGTTGAGCATCCACAAATCGTATTTAAAATTGATTAGAGCCTTTACTGAGCATGATCTGGTTTCGGGGCTCTCCCATATCACCGGAGGAGGTATAGAAGGAAACACAAACAGAATTCTACGGGAAGGTTTGGCTCTCTCTATTGATTGGTCCGCCTGGGAGTTTCCTGCAATATTTAATATCATCCAAAAGACCGGCAACATTTCCGATGAAGAGATGCGACATGTCTTCAATCTTGGAGTCGGGCTTGTTGCAGTGGTACCGGAATCCAATGTTGACGCTGTTACAAAAATCTCCCTGAAAGAAGGTGAGACTCCTGTTGTAATGGGTAAGGTGGTAACCGCATAG
- a CDS encoding STAS domain-containing protein has translation MDITKSTKSDVTILELKGRCEIQDFDLLSKHLTDIIELGEKRLILDFSSLHFINSAGLRAIIVAVQKMNNASGKVVFCNVNETVEKLFGITGYSSLLERYSSVEEALEGIKG, from the coding sequence ATGGATATTACCAAAAGCACAAAAAGTGATGTAACAATTCTGGAACTGAAAGGAAGGTGTGAGATTCAGGATTTTGATCTTTTGAGCAAGCACTTGACAGACATTATCGAATTGGGTGAAAAGAGGCTGATTTTGGATTTTTCGTCACTTCATTTTATCAACAGTGCCGGTTTAAGAGCCATAATTGTGGCTGTTCAAAAAATGAACAATGCCTCCGGAAAAGTGGTTTTTTGCAATGTAAACGAGACAGTTGAAAAACTTTTCGGGATCACAGGATACTCCTCGCTGCTCGAAAGATATTCATCTGTCGAAGAAGCGCTCGAAGGCATAAAAGGTTAG
- a CDS encoding STAS domain-containing protein, producing the protein MDIKINRSAGQLELELDGRLDITFQEVLENAVTDTFAERPEKVTINCAKLTFISSAGLRVFMKAHKLSATSGTQLFISNLNETTRKIFDITGYLSIFNLID; encoded by the coding sequence ATGGATATTAAAATCAACCGGAGCGCCGGACAATTGGAACTGGAACTTGACGGAAGACTTGATATAACTTTTCAGGAGGTACTTGAAAACGCTGTAACCGATACTTTCGCTGAAAGGCCGGAAAAAGTGACTATCAACTGTGCTAAACTCACTTTTATCTCGAGTGCCGGTCTTCGTGTTTTTATGAAGGCACACAAACTCTCTGCAACTTCGGGTACTCAGCTTTTTATTTCAAATTTGAACGAAACAACCAGAAAGATATTTGATATCACAGGATACCTTTCTATTTTTAATTTAATCGATTAA
- a CDS encoding ATP-binding protein, with protein MELTRNISIVNKIAETVQVTEIIESTAQEAGFAQKDIYDILIAVDEILSNIVYYAYEEGEEGQIEIRMIYSDKSLRLEFIDEGREFNPLIKSDPDLSIPPEEREIGGLGIFIVKKLMDSVVYSREGKRNILKITKTKTGE; from the coding sequence ATGGAATTAACAAGAAATATCTCAATAGTAAACAAAATAGCAGAGACTGTGCAGGTGACCGAAATAATCGAGTCGACAGCACAGGAAGCGGGTTTCGCTCAAAAGGATATCTATGACATTTTGATAGCAGTCGATGAGATATTGTCGAACATTGTTTACTATGCCTATGAGGAAGGGGAAGAGGGACAAATCGAAATCAGGATGATTTACAGCGACAAGTCTCTCCGGCTCGAATTTATCGACGAAGGCAGGGAGTTCAATCCTTTGATAAAGTCAGATCCTGATCTTTCCATTCCACCTGAGGAACGGGAAATTGGAGGACTGGGAATTTTTATAGTTAAAAAATTGATGGATTCTGTTGTCTACTCCCGGGAGGGAAAGCGGAATATTTTAAAGATTACAAAAACAAAAACCGGAGAATAA
- a CDS encoding DoxX family membrane protein, which translates to MSRELVQKILSISLGVMFIFSGISKLFPIEAFETVTVQQGIMNWELVPWFSRAMISFELFLGLLFLLNIKLRKFTLPASFLLLLVFTVYLAILEFTGKGGDNCGCFGEMIPMTALQSILKNLIFMGTVGYLYFAIEAEKKYTFVHIAAGYVVVLVTILVLFPVKPYEVLKAPEVSKPLLEPVLTDTMVQTAKTDSLNSIEKETNKKKDTVIVKKSDEKPPLASKYPPVVSIYSQLVPGADKGIMIVAFLSLDCDHCLAVATALNQNSASLKRTGRYYLFLGSEDQIEPFFSKSGGSVSYNLLTPQKFYPHLNSAPPKVILLVNGNIVLTMEGESVNVKTIIDRINELTLTYLI; encoded by the coding sequence ATGTCGCGAGAGCTGGTTCAGAAAATTTTGTCGATTTCGCTCGGAGTTATGTTCATCTTCTCCGGAATCAGTAAACTTTTTCCAATTGAGGCGTTTGAGACCGTCACAGTGCAACAGGGGATAATGAACTGGGAACTGGTACCCTGGTTTTCGCGGGCGATGATCTCGTTTGAGCTGTTTCTGGGATTATTGTTTCTCTTGAACATCAAACTTCGAAAATTTACACTTCCCGCATCTTTTTTGTTGCTGCTTGTTTTCACCGTCTATCTGGCAATTCTGGAGTTTACAGGCAAAGGGGGTGACAATTGCGGTTGTTTTGGTGAAATGATCCCAATGACAGCACTTCAATCGATTCTTAAGAATTTGATTTTTATGGGAACTGTCGGTTATTTGTATTTTGCAATTGAGGCAGAGAAGAAATACACATTCGTGCATATTGCTGCAGGTTATGTTGTCGTGCTGGTAACGATTCTGGTGCTTTTTCCGGTTAAACCTTATGAAGTCTTGAAAGCCCCTGAAGTCTCGAAACCTCTGCTTGAACCGGTTTTGACAGATACCATGGTGCAGACGGCAAAAACAGACAGCCTGAATTCAATTGAGAAGGAAACAAATAAGAAAAAAGATACAGTTATAGTGAAAAAGTCTGATGAGAAGCCACCTTTAGCATCAAAATATCCTCCTGTCGTTTCGATTTACAGTCAACTGGTACCCGGAGCAGATAAAGGAATTATGATAGTAGCTTTTTTAAGCCTTGATTGCGATCATTGCCTGGCAGTCGCAACCGCTTTGAATCAAAATTCGGCATCCCTGAAAAGAACCGGAAGATATTACCTGTTTTTAGGCTCTGAGGATCAAATTGAACCATTTTTTTCCAAGTCGGGTGGGAGTGTCTCGTATAACCTGCTGACACCTCAAAAATTCTATCCTCACCTCAATTCGGCACCCCCAAAAGTAATCCTTTTGGTAAACGGTAATATTGTGCTGACCATGGAAGGAGAGAGTGTGAATGTAAAAACAATAATCGACAGAATTAATGAATTGACACTAACTTATTTAATATAA